In Rickettsiella endosymbiont of Aleochara curtula, one genomic interval encodes:
- the rplF gene encoding 50S ribosomal protein L6 has protein sequence MSRVAKNPINFGDAQVTLDGETLVVKGSKGVLNLKLAKQVNIEIKDKSLQVSPIDETTMADALAGTTRANIANAIVGVVDGFKKVLQLVGVGYRANVQGNKINLTLGFSHPRDYEIPDGITITTPTPTEIVIQGFNKQLVGQVAAEIRQYRPPESYKGKGVRYANERIKLKETKKK, from the coding sequence ATGTCAAGAGTTGCAAAAAATCCAATAAATTTCGGCGATGCACAAGTCACGCTGGACGGTGAAACCTTAGTTGTTAAAGGCAGCAAGGGCGTATTAAATTTAAAGCTGGCTAAGCAGGTTAACATAGAGATTAAAGATAAATCTTTACAAGTTAGCCCTATCGATGAGACTACTATGGCCGATGCTTTAGCCGGGACTACACGTGCCAATATTGCTAATGCGATTGTAGGTGTGGTTGATGGCTTTAAAAAAGTTTTACAACTCGTTGGTGTAGGTTATCGAGCCAATGTACAGGGCAATAAAATTAACCTTACATTAGGATTTTCACACCCTAGAGATTATGAGATTCCGGATGGAATTACTATAACAACCCCGACACCGACTGAAATAGTCATACAGGGATTTAATAAGCAATTAGTAGGACAGGTTGCGGCAGAAATACGTCAGTATCGCCCACCTGAATCTTATAAAGGTAAAGGTGTTCGTTATGCGAATGAACGCATTAAATTGAAAGAAACCAAGAAAAAATAG
- the rplO gene encoding 50S ribosomal protein L15, translating into MYLNTLKPAPGSKPTAKRVGRGIGSGLGKTCGRGHKGQRARAGGFHKLGFEGGQTPLQRRLPKFGFTALKSLPLQVLRIDALNKIKAEVVDIQVLKDCRLIPALTKEVKFIATGKLEKSVTVKGIKLTKGAEALIKAAGGSVEA; encoded by the coding sequence ATGTATCTTAATACATTGAAGCCTGCTCCGGGCTCAAAGCCTACTGCAAAGCGCGTAGGGAGAGGAATAGGTTCTGGTTTGGGGAAAACTTGTGGGCGTGGTCATAAAGGCCAGCGCGCACGTGCGGGCGGCTTTCATAAACTGGGTTTTGAAGGTGGACAAACGCCATTACAACGTCGTTTGCCTAAGTTCGGATTTACCGCCCTTAAATCATTACCATTACAAGTGCTACGTATTGATGCCTTAAATAAGATTAAGGCTGAGGTCGTTGACATACAAGTACTAAAAGATTGTCGATTGATTCCTGCTCTGACAAAAGAAGTTAAATTCATTGCAACAGGTAAACTTGAAAAATCAGTGACTGTAAAAGGTATAAAGTTAACTAAAGGAGCTGAGGCCTTAATTAAAGCAGCCGGTGGCAGTGTAGAGGCTTAA
- the rpmD gene encoding 50S ribosomal protein L30, which translates to MSEKKLRLTLLRSISGRLPHHTATVLSLGLKRLNQIVEVKDNLPMRGMIDQVSYLLKVEEI; encoded by the coding sequence ATGTCAGAAAAAAAATTGCGCTTGACTCTCCTCCGAAGTATTTCCGGTCGGTTGCCGCATCATACTGCGACAGTACTTTCGTTGGGTTTAAAGCGATTAAATCAGATCGTTGAAGTAAAAGATAACTTGCCTATGCGTGGAATGATCGATCAAGTATCTTACTTACTTAAAGTAGAGGAAATTTAA
- the rplR gene encoding 50S ribosomal protein L18 codes for MLDKKLKRKRRATKTRAKIRQLGVPRLCVGRTTKHIYAQIIVSSDGGDKVLASASTLDKEIKTLGTTTGNNIKSAAVIGDFIAKRALAAGINQVAFDRSGFRYHGCIKALAEAAREAGLPF; via the coding sequence ATGTTAGACAAGAAGTTAAAGCGAAAACGTAGGGCAACCAAGACACGTGCTAAGATACGCCAACTAGGTGTTCCGCGCCTTTGTGTCGGACGTACCACTAAGCATATTTATGCGCAAATTATTGTTTCTTCGGATGGAGGAGACAAAGTATTAGCAAGTGCTTCTACGCTAGATAAAGAAATCAAGACCTTAGGTACTACGACTGGAAATAATATTAAGTCAGCGGCAGTGATCGGTGATTTTATAGCAAAACGAGCATTAGCCGCTGGAATAAATCAAGTGGCTTTTGATCGTTCAGGTTTTAGGTATCATGGTTGTATCAAGGCATTGGCAGAGGCAGCCCGGGAAGCCGGATTGCCCTTTTAA
- the rpsE gene encoding 30S ribosomal protein S5 — protein sequence MSFDQSTKSDGLQEKLIAVNRHAKVVKGGRIFSFAAGVVVGDGKGRIGFSKRPAREVSVAMQKALEKARRDMLYIELNNHTLFHPLVGRHGATKVIILPAVEGTGIIAGGPMRAIFEVLGIKNVIAKIIGSSNRINVVRATLKALSSMSTPEMIADKRGKSIKEIYE from the coding sequence ATGAGTTTTGATCAATCAACGAAAAGTGATGGTTTACAAGAAAAGTTAATTGCAGTTAATCGTCACGCTAAAGTCGTCAAAGGCGGGCGTATTTTTAGTTTTGCAGCGGGAGTTGTAGTAGGCGATGGTAAAGGACGTATTGGCTTTAGCAAACGTCCGGCGAGAGAAGTGTCTGTTGCTATGCAAAAAGCACTAGAAAAAGCACGACGAGACATGCTTTATATCGAACTGAATAATCACACGCTATTCCACCCGTTGGTGGGTCGTCACGGGGCAACTAAAGTTATTATACTTCCTGCCGTTGAAGGAACAGGTATTATTGCCGGTGGTCCTATGCGTGCTATCTTTGAAGTATTGGGCATTAAAAATGTCATAGCAAAAATTATTGGATCCTCAAATCGAATCAATGTCGTACGTGCCACTTTAAAAGCGTTGTCGAGCATGTCTACACCTGAAATGATTGCGGATAAACGTGGAAAATCGATTAAAGAAATTTACGAATAA